gtttgagtttttgtgaTTTCACTTGTGGGTGGCAAAGAACTAGAAactagaaataaaataacatccacacagaaacagcacATCACAACATGCAAAAGGAATTACACAATTTCCGTATTTATGACATGGTTCTGTGTGCTGTAGGCCGTCACATAACGGAGCTACAAGTGCGAGTCCAGAACCAAACGACCCAATCTTTACTTCCCCACTTCGTAAAATCTACTTTTACTACACTGGAAAATTTAACAGCTTTTATTGCATCTATTTCTTCCTCATTTACAAGCTGTGTGTTGAAGCCTTTAGCTGTGAATTGTTCACACTTCACCGGAATGGGTGGAACTGTTTATTAAAGAACGTCTAAGGTAGCTCTGGACATGTTTAAATGAAGAGTAATGGGTCTGAGAGCTTTGGTTTGTTGGGTACCTGTCCCGCCTGCAAACTCCAGAAGGGAATGAACTCactgcagttttatttgtttgtttctttacagCACAGAGATGCAGTAAACTGATGCTAAAGGAATGCTTGAAAATCCTCTTAAATCACTTATGCATGCTCCtcttttaattaaagaaaaaggaaaataggtCAGCATGTGTTCATACGTAAACTGTGCCCGTGCCTGTTTTTCCACTCAGTGGTGGGATGCCGCAGGCCTCCGGTGCCCACCCATGGATCCACAAAGGGTGTGTTTCACCACTCGGGTGCTCGCATCACTTACCATTGTGACGCTGGGTTCGAGCTGCGGGGGGTTCGTTCTGCCATTTGCCTAAGAGACGGCACCTGGAGTGCGCCTGCCCCAGAGTGTGGTAAGACAATGATGTGAATTGTTTATTCCATTAAAATGTGGGGATCTGGAAAagtcatatgtgtgtgtcatttgcTCGTATTGGACGTCATTCATATTCCCCCAGAGATGGTACTGATTGCGGAAAAAGTCTGATGTTCTTTCCTGTCTCCAGTGCCAGTGGAAAGAGTCTGTGCTCTACCACGCAAGCCAACACACGGGGACCACTTCTTAGTTTATGGACCCAATGATGTCCTCATTGCACTGCAGTACCTGTGCTACCAACCCTATGAACTCAGTGGGACGTCCCAGAGAACGTGTCTCCCAAACAACACCTGGAGTGGGACGCCTCCTCTTTGCACCAAAGGTCAGACTGTGCAATATCTGTTATTCCAGATAGAATAGCTCAGACACTGCAAatagtaaatattaaaaataattagtCAGTGCCTGGAGACATCCAGTGTGATGAGCCAAACTTGAACAAAACAGATTTGCAATCAGCAGCTAAATGAACAATCCAGCAATGATCTTTTTTATGTTCTTTGCCCACAGTGAATAACACACTCACTGAGACAGAAAAGGACAAAGACATAGAGATATACAGTAACAAAGATACCAATGAACCtaaagagaaggacagagacaacacaactggaaaaaaagaaagcgtTGGAGGGAAAGATATAAATACTGAGCATGGGAATACAACAGCAGTCAACACAGAAGATAAATATACCAGGACCATTCCAGAGAAACCTGTGGCCGAGGACAGGAATGAAGGAGAGCTGGAGGGAAGAAATAGTGGGTCACTGAAACCTACTGAAGGCAGCAAAGATAAGGTGGATGGTAAAGAGCCAGATAACAGCCTGAACACAGTTGAAAAGGTGGAAACTGAGGGAGCAAAGCCACCTGAAAAAAAAGATGGCAGCCCAGACACAAACCTGGAAACAGAAAAGACGGATACCACAGAGACAGTTGTGATAAAAAACAAAGGacaagaagagaaggaaagaaaagaggagcaggTGAATGGAAAAAGGGATAAGGACAAAGTTGGCCCCAATGATACTAAGCAGAGGACGGTCATATCCGAGGGTGAGAACACAGTGGAGATATTTGAACTGGAAATGACAAAGAACAACACAGTTACATCTGATGTAAAGGACTCAAAGACAGAGAATAACACCATAGCTTTGCCAGATCCCGGGAGGAGAATCATTCCCTCTCGGGTCAACATTACTCAGTACACTTTGTACAGGTCAACAGGTGAGGAAAACGGGAAACCAAAGGAAAAACCAACAATTGAAGAGGATAAAACAGAGAGAGCCCCTGCTGGCAAAACAAAAGAGGAGTTGGataaagaggagcaggagaaagagaaagagaaggaggtcAACCAAAGCTTCCCTGGTAAGAAAAAAATGCTTATTAAAATCTACTGTTCCGCATTTGTCTTTGACCTTCACCTCAGTTACTGTCTGTTCTCttcctgcagagaaaagctGCCCTCCTCTTCCCCGACTGTACCACGGCTACCACCAGGTGGTGCCAGGGTTGGAGCCTGAGATAGTGGAGTTCTTCTGTAACCACTCATACGCTCTCAGTGGTGATGCTCAACGTACCTGCCAGGCAGATGGAACCTGGAGTGGCAAACAACCCCTCTGTCTCAGAGGTACTGTTATAGCTTGATTCATTCATTAGTTTTGGTACATTTCATTAATGATTGGATACCACCTTCTAATAAGTACGAACACTTCACACAGCGTTTGATTGCAAAATGATGATCTAATAAATGATCATGGATTTCATGTTGTAAAGAAACGTGTAGTTCATAACAGCCAGGGTTCTGGAATGCTAAATGTCGATGTTAAATGCCAGCGAGTGAATTATACTGCTGTACAGCGATCCATCAAGCCTGGAGCTGTAAATGTTAATTGGTTCTTAATGGATTTTGGTCTGACTGCTCTGCAGCTCTTTGCAAAAGGCTTAACTTTCCTAATGAGTAAAAGCAAGTTATGTTGTTCAGCAGAATTTTGTTATTTTAGAACAGAGCCAAGCTAACCGTTATTTTCACTTTCCCCCAGTCTTTATGCAAGGCCAGGCTAACATACAGAATGTGAGTAGTGAGGTAAGGTAAGACAAGATAAGCtagagataagataaaatagaGATAAGTTTACGGCAGCAGATAAGTCAGGAAGACAAGAGATCATGTGAAAGTATAAAATAGAATGAaatagcaaataaaaaaatgtaaataaaaaacaccagaTCTTCTCAAGCTGTGTCAATTATATAGAAGGGACTTTGAagtatttattgtgtgtgttatgagtgtgtgttcatatatgtgtgtttatttttagcgTGTCGGGAGCCCAAAGTGTCAGAGTTGGTTAAACAAAGAGTTCTGCCACCTCAGACACCATCCAGGTATTTTTAAGTGCTCTGACTTATAATATTCCAAGTAGTGACTTAATGATTACTCACAtcattcagttcagttttttacACTCAcattcccctcttcctctcccctcagGAAGACACCTGTGCTCAAGCTCTTCAGGGCCTCTGTGCTGGGCCCTCAGCTGCAGGCCCCCACTAAAGGACCCCCGGTCATTCCCCAGCTGCCCCAGGGCTTCCAccccctctacacacacatagagtACGAGTGCGCTTCTCTCTTCTACCAACACTCTGGCAGTCCTCGCCGCACTTGCTTGAAGACGGGGAAATGGAGCGGGCGTCATGTCTCCTGCTCACCAGGTGAGGGCAGCAGAGGATTGGTAGATGAGGTTACccaaagaaacaacaacatACTCACACAGTAGAAACGCACTGGCCCATATAAACATGTGATAGATTTAAGGGAAACCAAACATTAGTGTTTTTGATAAAGCGTTGGGCCATCACAAGCCGCCAGAAAAACTCCAGAGTGCTGCAGCGTCGGTTCTACAAGTTTTTGGATCTGATCCTGAACAAACATATTCCCTACATGTGGTGTTTGATGATGTTGGTGGAGAGTCCTGTTGAAATATCCCCCCTAGGTGTTCAGTGGGTTGCCATCACCATAGCATATGATCACATACTCATCAGAACTTTCAGGGACCCGAGCGGTGACTCTTTTCACTTGTCaggtttttcctttaatttgtcaatCATCTGTATTTGATTCCAGTGATTTCACTCCCACACATCTACAGTCATATGTGGATTCAAAAGTAATGCCCACTAGGGGCGCATGCACAGCAGCACTTTCTAAAAATACAGTTCACTCCCTCTAATTGCCGACATTGAGCAATACCTTGTCAGCTTCTTCACCCGTCTCACTGGGATTCATGTGAGCCAGAGAGCTGCAGGCCTCTCATTACGACTCTGTGAAAGCTCCCTCGGCTGCTAAGTAGGAATGCCATTAGCTGACATGTTCGGCAGAGCTGTGATGAGGGGACaagagtctgacagcagcttggATAGAAGGAGGTTTCCTCCAGGCTTTTGATGAAGTGTACAACTACACATGCATCTTCTGTCTGTGAAGTATCATCAACAGCAATATCcatcaaaataatgttaataaaaGCACTttgcaaaacactactttacAATAGGCAAGGCAGGGAAAATGTTCTTGTATAGGGCATTatcatacacagacacagaggtcATTCAATGAGCTTTatggaaat
This genomic interval from Paralichthys olivaceus isolate ysfri-2021 chromosome 7, ASM2471397v2, whole genome shotgun sequence contains the following:
- the pamr1b gene encoding inactive serine protease PAMR1 isoform X2; this encodes MYNHCPGPEWNIMCRGCCEYDVIRCKCPLQGTPVGYAVPCCRNSINECDPCIIHPGCSVFENCKRCNNGTWAPRDDFFINGKYCAECRPGWSGGDCMKCGGILRKRQGHLVLESYPNNARCEWTIQVDRPFTVELRFMMMSLEFHHSCRYDFVEVRDGDSISSRVIGRYCGSNRPAVIQSSGNSLHVLFVSDGYKNFDGFFATFQESSACSSSPCLHDGTCILDSSYTYHCACLAGYTGKRCEEVVGCRRPPVPTHGSTKGVFHHSGARITYHCDAGFELRGVRSAICLRDGTWSAPAPECVPVERVCALPRKPTHGDHFLVYGPNDVLIALQYLCYQPYELSGTSQRTCLPNNTWSGTPPLCTKVNNTLTETEKDKDIEIYSNKDTNEPKEKDRDNTTGKKESVGGKDINTEHGNTTAVNTEDKYTRTIPEKPVAEDRNEGELEGRNSGSLKPTEGSKDKVDGKEPDNSLNTVEKVETEGAKPPEKKDGSPDTNLETEKTDTTETVVIKNKGQEEKERKEEQVNGKRDKDKVGPNDTKQRTVISEGENTVEIFELEMTKNNTVTSDVKDSKTENNTIALPDPGRRIIPSRVNITQYTLYRSTGEENGKPKEKPTIEEDKTERAPAGKTKEELDKEEQEKEKEKEVNQSFPEKSCPPLPRLYHGYHQVVPGLEPEIVEFFCNHSYALSGDAQRTCQADGTWSGKQPLCLRACREPKVSELVKQRVLPPQTPSRKTPVLKLFRASVLGPQLQAPTKGPPVIPQLPQGFHPLYTHIEYECASLFYQHSGSPRRTCLKTGKWSGRHVSCSPVCGKHPTFDQERPAEAHWPWLAAIYRRSTNGIKTKVTKADSLAGSLKKDGGAGTGSHDHAADWQLVCSGALVNQRSVVVAAHCVTELGKVYPLDAAKIKVVVGKYYRDDRRESKGLQHLRVASIAVHPNYDPNILDSDIAVVKLLDKARIGEKVQPLCFSESQGEVTSGHGLVTGWSPLPDSSLGADEKARVGLVRLADVVPCEQQYARNGVPVSVTENMLCASQKPDYGASNICPSDTGGILVLPALSDNQQPPLSFTPVQGQNKGLWRLLGLVSFGYDQGECDPDLYTVYTHVANFKVWIERNMK